Proteins encoded together in one Kutzneria kofuensis window:
- a CDS encoding helix-turn-helix transcriptional regulator produces the protein MTSALPDPNQLLTVDEFCAAARVSKNTFYKWRQIPGAAPVARKLPNGSLRILVADYLMWLDGRRSDAA, from the coding sequence GTGACTTCCGCTCTGCCGGACCCGAACCAACTGCTCACGGTCGACGAGTTCTGCGCGGCGGCGCGGGTCTCCAAGAACACTTTCTACAAGTGGCGACAGATTCCAGGTGCCGCACCTGTCGCCCGGAAGCTGCCGAACGGATCACTCCGCATCCTGGTCGCTGACTATCTGATGTGGCTCGACGGGCGGCGGAGTGATGCCGCATGA
- a CDS encoding replication initiator, giving the protein MTVTPLSLDERIARRVQAVDFQAWRAKVERVGGCLHPVRMSGAWQVQDQAGEVLAERSGHIFAPCGNRRESVCPTCSDRYAADAFHLMRAGLSGGDKGVPVTVAEKPRVFATLTAPSFGPVHNRRTSARGRTIPCACGERHHQADPRVGAPLDVDTYDYVGAVLWQAHAGKLWHRFTIALRRKLAQAAGITVREFTDHARLSYAKVAEYQRRGLVHFHAMVRVDGAGGPSDQTPAWATAELLTDAIVAAAGAVQLDISRPDGAALSLVWGRQVDVRQIRPTAAAEVEDERGEISEERLAAYVAKYATKGTGKSEAADRPIRGQVDIDHLDVTPHHRRIIQTCWDLGGLAEYDELNLRKWAHMLGFRGHFLTKSKHYSTTFKAIRGERAAFRAEQALERLGVDPDSVVVVNRWDFAGIGYANDAEMELAHGIAERIKNTRRTKKEAS; this is encoded by the coding sequence GTGACTGTGACCCCGTTGTCTCTGGACGAGCGGATCGCTCGTCGTGTCCAGGCCGTTGACTTCCAGGCATGGCGGGCCAAGGTCGAGCGAGTCGGCGGCTGCCTGCACCCGGTACGAATGTCGGGCGCATGGCAGGTTCAGGACCAGGCCGGCGAGGTCCTGGCCGAACGGTCCGGGCACATCTTCGCCCCGTGCGGCAACCGGCGGGAGTCGGTCTGCCCCACCTGTTCGGACCGGTACGCGGCCGACGCCTTCCACCTGATGCGGGCGGGACTGTCCGGAGGCGACAAGGGCGTTCCGGTGACGGTCGCCGAGAAGCCTCGGGTGTTCGCGACGCTGACGGCTCCCTCCTTCGGACCGGTGCACAACCGGCGGACCTCGGCGCGCGGCCGGACAATCCCCTGTGCGTGCGGGGAACGCCACCACCAGGCGGACCCCCGGGTCGGGGCGCCACTGGATGTCGACACCTACGACTACGTGGGCGCGGTGCTGTGGCAGGCGCACGCGGGCAAGCTGTGGCACCGGTTCACCATCGCGTTGCGCCGCAAGCTCGCGCAGGCGGCCGGCATCACGGTCCGCGAGTTCACCGACCACGCCCGCCTGTCGTACGCCAAGGTCGCCGAGTACCAGCGGCGCGGCCTGGTCCACTTCCACGCGATGGTCCGCGTCGACGGAGCAGGCGGACCGAGCGATCAGACACCGGCGTGGGCGACGGCGGAGCTGCTGACCGATGCGATCGTCGCGGCGGCCGGCGCGGTCCAGCTCGACATCAGCCGGCCTGACGGTGCGGCGCTGAGCCTGGTGTGGGGTCGGCAGGTCGACGTCCGCCAGATTCGGCCGACTGCTGCGGCGGAGGTCGAGGACGAGCGGGGCGAGATCTCCGAGGAGCGCTTGGCGGCCTACGTGGCGAAATACGCCACCAAGGGCACCGGAAAGAGCGAAGCCGCGGACCGGCCGATTCGTGGACAAGTCGACATCGATCACCTCGACGTCACGCCACACCATCGCCGGATCATCCAAACGTGCTGGGACCTCGGCGGCCTGGCCGAGTACGACGAGCTGAACCTGCGGAAGTGGGCGCACATGCTCGGCTTCCGGGGGCACTTCCTGACGAAGTCGAAGCACTACAGCACGACGTTCAAGGCGATTCGCGGAGAGCGCGCGGCGTTTCGGGCTGAGCAGGCGCTTGAGCGCCTCGGCGTCGATCCGGACTCCGTGGTCGTCGTCAACCGCTGGGATTTCGCCGGCATCGGCTACGCCAACGACGCAGAAATGGAACTTGCGCACGGCATCGCCGAACGGATCAAGAACACCCGACGCACGAAGAAGGAGGCATCGTGA
- a CDS encoding DUF2637 domain-containing protein, protein MSVDKVATGIRLTVAAVLGLIGAAAGFTHTHDWAAHHGQTGWLAWADAVVIEGISVVAAFEIHRDRQTDRRARFSLPVAVLVAGFLVQMFAQVAEAEPTPAGWLLAAMPALGFLTVVKLLMRRLPHEPTAPRVEPEPAAVEDKSAVTSPPSRLRLPAPMAAKVTSAVAAARSEGREPTIADVQRAANVSDGMASQILASLTAQ, encoded by the coding sequence GTGTCGGTCGACAAGGTAGCAACCGGGATCCGGCTCACCGTGGCCGCCGTGCTCGGGCTGATCGGCGCGGCGGCCGGCTTCACCCACACCCACGACTGGGCGGCGCACCACGGCCAAACCGGGTGGCTGGCGTGGGCGGATGCCGTGGTGATCGAGGGCATCTCGGTCGTGGCGGCGTTCGAGATCCACCGGGACCGGCAGACCGACCGGCGGGCTCGGTTCTCGCTCCCGGTCGCGGTGCTGGTGGCGGGGTTCCTGGTGCAGATGTTCGCCCAGGTCGCTGAGGCCGAGCCGACTCCGGCGGGCTGGCTGTTGGCAGCGATGCCAGCGCTGGGGTTCCTGACCGTGGTCAAGCTGCTCATGCGGCGGCTGCCGCACGAACCGACAGCACCACGGGTTGAGCCTGAGCCGGCGGCCGTCGAGGACAAGTCCGCGGTGACCTCGCCACCGTCACGGCTTCGTCTACCAGCACCGATGGCAGCCAAGGTCACCTCGGCCGTCGCGGCTGCCCGGTCTGAAGGGCGAGAGCCGACCATCGCAGATGTGCAGCGGGCGGCCAACGTCTCGGACGGGATGGCAAGCCAGATTCTCGCGTCGCTGACGGCGCAGTAA
- a CDS encoding cell division protein FtsK: MGIVLAASSATPGSAGDVLLVLGVVAAGAVAFFVMRWLGKILAAVLEIAAVIFLLCKAIKGLGVAVWWVLSTVRRFWRTTVGVLAVAYLVSLVGWVPLVIALVTAALGCVVWWHEHVTTFERFIGRRLRSWWLRWTVYQPRWKNWVRSCGLAVYARGENQAELGLPSIKAVRSGPSWDEVIVRLVPGLTVEDVEQSTRALAVARGADRCLVRQLGPSTVSLDFQRRDVLASLVDCGKLDVDAAGTDVDLERVYAGLSEYSRPWHVPLLACHWLVGAESRAGKNSFTWQVLRSVAPALRDGLVVAHAIDPKGVELAYGRTVFATYTDTAAGALELLDHLIDIANARKAELRGKARKVTISREQPLHMVEFDEIAALSKYAGSQVKAKLDQRVGLLLTQAAALGVCLRGYVQDPAKDTVAFRDLFTRRLCLRVPTEQQVDMVLGDDAVKRGAWAHRIPQTPQGKGVGYVFGEGVREPMRVRIGWNSDPSIKELEQYVTARGQVLALPAAGQTDAVA, encoded by the coding sequence ATGGGCATCGTGCTGGCCGCGTCCAGCGCGACCCCCGGATCGGCGGGAGATGTCCTGCTGGTCCTCGGCGTGGTCGCTGCGGGTGCCGTGGCGTTCTTCGTGATGCGGTGGCTCGGGAAGATCCTTGCGGCCGTGCTGGAGATCGCCGCCGTGATTTTCCTGCTGTGCAAGGCAATCAAGGGCTTGGGCGTGGCCGTGTGGTGGGTGCTGTCGACGGTCCGGCGGTTCTGGCGGACCACGGTCGGCGTGCTCGCGGTGGCCTATCTGGTCTCGCTGGTTGGGTGGGTGCCGCTGGTGATTGCCCTGGTCACGGCTGCGTTGGGCTGTGTCGTCTGGTGGCACGAACACGTGACCACCTTCGAGCGCTTCATCGGCCGGCGGCTGCGGTCCTGGTGGCTGCGGTGGACGGTCTACCAGCCGCGATGGAAGAACTGGGTCCGCTCCTGCGGGTTGGCGGTCTATGCCCGTGGAGAGAATCAGGCTGAGCTGGGGCTGCCGTCGATCAAGGCGGTGCGGTCGGGGCCGTCGTGGGACGAGGTGATCGTCCGCCTGGTGCCCGGGTTGACCGTGGAGGACGTCGAGCAGTCCACGCGGGCGCTGGCGGTCGCTCGCGGTGCGGATCGGTGCCTGGTGCGGCAGCTCGGGCCGTCGACGGTGTCACTGGACTTCCAACGACGCGATGTGCTGGCCTCGCTGGTCGACTGCGGCAAGTTGGACGTCGACGCTGCCGGCACCGATGTTGACCTGGAACGGGTCTACGCGGGGCTGAGCGAGTACTCCCGGCCCTGGCATGTGCCGCTTCTGGCCTGCCACTGGTTGGTGGGCGCGGAGTCGCGGGCGGGCAAGAACTCGTTCACCTGGCAGGTTCTGCGCTCGGTCGCTCCGGCGCTGCGTGACGGCCTGGTCGTGGCGCACGCGATCGACCCCAAGGGCGTTGAGCTGGCCTACGGGCGCACGGTGTTCGCCACCTACACCGACACGGCGGCCGGCGCCCTCGAACTGCTCGACCACCTGATCGACATCGCCAATGCTCGCAAGGCTGAGCTGCGGGGCAAGGCGCGCAAGGTCACCATCTCGCGTGAGCAGCCGCTGCACATGGTCGAGTTCGACGAAATCGCGGCGTTGTCGAAGTACGCCGGCTCCCAGGTCAAGGCCAAGCTCGATCAGCGGGTCGGGCTGCTGCTGACGCAGGCGGCCGCGCTGGGCGTGTGCCTTCGCGGATACGTGCAAGACCCCGCCAAGGACACCGTGGCGTTCCGGGACCTTTTCACGCGGCGGCTGTGCCTGCGGGTGCCGACCGAACAGCAGGTCGACATGGTCCTCGGCGATGACGCCGTCAAGCGCGGGGCCTGGGCACATCGGATTCCGCAGACGCCGCAGGGCAAGGGCGTCGGCTACGTGTTCGGGGAAGGCGTCCGGGAACCGATGCGCGTCCGGATCGGCTGGAACTCCGACCCCTCGATCAAGGAGTTGGAGCAGTACGTCACGGCGCGCGGGCAGGTTCTCGCGCTGCCGGCTGCCGGTCAGACAGATGCCGTCGCGTGA
- a CDS encoding GntR family transcriptional regulator, which produces MTLDPTDRRPAYQQIADDLRQFIASDAVGINDKLPSLTELTEKYGRAVMTIRKALDSLQDEGLVVTRHGEGTYVVQKPAAHAEPVTTPRELLDSFRRMSESLAEITDRLAAVESAVFGQSGPGAPRRDQGDD; this is translated from the coding sequence ATGACCTTGGACCCGACCGACCGGCGACCGGCGTACCAACAGATCGCTGACGATCTCCGCCAGTTCATCGCGTCGGACGCGGTGGGGATCAACGACAAGCTTCCGTCGCTCACCGAGCTGACCGAGAAGTACGGCCGTGCCGTGATGACCATCCGCAAGGCGCTCGACAGCTTGCAGGATGAGGGCCTGGTCGTGACGCGCCACGGTGAGGGCACCTACGTCGTACAGAAGCCAGCAGCTCACGCTGAGCCGGTGACGACCCCGCGTGAGCTGCTGGACAGTTTCCGTCGTATGAGCGAATCGTTGGCCGAGATCACCGACCGTCTTGCGGCCGTCGAGTCGGCGGTGTTCGGTCAGTCAGGCCCAGGTGCTCCTCGACGCGATCAAGGCGACGACTGA
- a CDS encoding DUF5919 domain-containing protein → MANERLRDALLRNGLTPEQVANGIGVDPKTVERWITKGRTPYAKHRHAIAALVREAENYLWPNAVAPERATEIGGSEVIKVYPHRNSVPRELWSRLIDNAAEEVEVLVYVGMFLTEDRNLIKIFREKAQAGARIRLLFGDPASREVARRSTEEGIGKNAIAAKIGQALAFFRPLDGVPGIDIRCHGTTLYNSLYRFDDEMIVNPHIYGFQAAHAPALHLRRLSAGDLFDSYSESFETVWKAAKPPKW, encoded by the coding sequence ATGGCAAACGAGCGCCTACGCGATGCTCTGCTGCGCAACGGGCTGACGCCGGAGCAGGTAGCGAATGGCATCGGGGTCGATCCGAAGACCGTCGAGCGCTGGATCACCAAGGGACGAACGCCGTACGCGAAGCATCGGCACGCCATCGCGGCGTTGGTCCGCGAAGCCGAGAACTACCTCTGGCCGAACGCCGTCGCGCCCGAGCGGGCGACGGAGATCGGCGGCTCCGAGGTCATCAAGGTCTATCCCCACCGCAACTCGGTCCCGCGCGAGCTGTGGTCGCGGCTGATCGACAACGCCGCCGAAGAGGTTGAGGTGCTGGTCTACGTGGGGATGTTCCTCACCGAGGACCGCAACCTGATCAAGATCTTTCGGGAGAAGGCACAGGCCGGCGCGCGGATCCGCCTGTTGTTCGGCGACCCGGCCAGCCGAGAAGTCGCCCGCCGCAGCACGGAGGAGGGGATCGGCAAGAACGCCATCGCGGCCAAGATCGGCCAGGCCCTCGCGTTCTTCCGACCGCTCGACGGCGTGCCCGGCATCGACATCCGGTGCCACGGCACCACGCTCTACAACTCGCTCTACCGGTTCGACGACGAGATGATCGTCAACCCGCACATCTACGGATTCCAGGCCGCCCACGCGCCTGCCCTCCACCTGCGCCGGCTGTCAGCGGGCGACCTGTTCGACTCCTACTCGGAGAGCTTCGAGACCGTGTGGAAGGCAGCCAAGCCGCCCAAGTGGTAG
- a CDS encoding NUDIX hydrolase, with protein sequence MPKRDYLDDPAAPKANSIVPAASAFVQDEAGRVLMIRRTDNDLWAIPGGGQDVGETIAQTAVRETLEETGIDIEITGLVGIYSNPAHVISYDDGEVRQEFSVCFRARPVGGEPQTSSESREVHWVEPADLDDLNIHPSVRLRIDHGLTGSAAPYYD encoded by the coding sequence GTGCCGAAGAGGGACTACCTGGACGACCCTGCCGCGCCGAAGGCGAACAGCATCGTCCCCGCCGCAAGCGCTTTCGTGCAGGACGAGGCCGGCCGTGTGCTGATGATCCGGCGGACCGACAACGACCTCTGGGCCATCCCCGGCGGCGGCCAGGACGTGGGGGAGACCATCGCCCAGACCGCCGTCCGGGAAACCCTCGAAGAGACCGGCATCGACATCGAGATCACGGGTTTGGTCGGCATCTACTCGAACCCCGCACACGTCATCAGCTACGACGACGGCGAGGTCCGGCAGGAGTTCTCCGTCTGCTTCCGCGCCCGCCCGGTCGGAGGCGAGCCTCAAACGAGCAGCGAGTCCCGCGAAGTTCATTGGGTCGAGCCGGCCGACCTGGACGACCTGAACATCCACCCGTCCGTCCGGCTCCGCATCGACCACGGGCTAACCGGATCGGCCGCCCCGTACTACGACTGA
- a CDS encoding HD domain-containing protein, with product MELVAWAYKVAQGLLQAPLPRRWAHVQGVAEQARRSAALFGDDGELVVAAAVLHDVGYAPNIAETRFHPLDGARYLRAINAPDRLVHLVAHHSCAVLEAELRGLSAELAKFEDEKTPLRDALWWADMTTTPDGTRTTITDRVAEIQQRYGPEDLVSCFIRWAWPELLGAVERTNERLKAAGLGQS from the coding sequence GTGGAGCTGGTGGCGTGGGCGTACAAGGTGGCGCAGGGTCTGCTTCAGGCGCCCTTGCCGAGACGATGGGCTCACGTCCAAGGCGTCGCTGAACAGGCACGTCGATCAGCTGCCCTGTTTGGGGATGACGGCGAGCTGGTGGTTGCGGCGGCTGTGTTGCACGACGTGGGCTATGCGCCGAACATCGCCGAGACCCGGTTTCACCCGCTCGACGGGGCGCGGTACCTGAGGGCGATCAACGCACCGGATCGGCTGGTACACCTGGTGGCGCATCACTCCTGCGCGGTGCTTGAGGCGGAGCTACGTGGGCTGTCGGCGGAGCTGGCGAAGTTTGAGGACGAGAAGACGCCGTTGCGGGACGCGCTGTGGTGGGCGGACATGACGACGACGCCGGACGGCACGCGTACGACGATCACGGACCGGGTCGCGGAGATTCAGCAGCGCTACGGACCGGAAGATCTGGTGTCGTGCTTCATCCGCTGGGCGTGGCCGGAGCTGCTGGGCGCGGTCGAGCGCACGAACGAACGGCTGAAAGCCGCGGGGCTCGGTCAGTCGTAG
- a CDS encoding DNA adenine methylase has protein sequence MKKVKLAETQERYPSPLRYPGGKAKVSNFLKLLISHNSLSNVEYIEPYAGGASVALALLFDGYADRIRINDLNKGVHAFWKLALTDAEKLCDRIQAVKLDVDEWRQQKETYENPKSSPEDLGFATFFLNRTNRSGIITRGGVIGGLNQQGNWKIDARFNRDALCERVRKIASYKSRISVTRKDAAKLLRDVDSDSKYTRLLYLDPPYYVKGARLYDNFYQHDDHVKICDLIKRLETRWIVSYDAAPEILSLYNGYPNIRYSLGYSASTVASGAEVMFFSENLMIPQVASPAGISRAKANQLRLAVEA, from the coding sequence GTGAAAAAGGTGAAGCTTGCGGAGACGCAGGAACGCTACCCGTCGCCATTGCGCTACCCTGGAGGCAAGGCTAAAGTTAGCAATTTCCTCAAGCTTCTCATCTCACATAACTCGCTTTCGAATGTTGAGTACATCGAGCCATATGCCGGAGGCGCAAGTGTGGCTCTCGCCCTACTTTTCGACGGCTATGCCGATAGGATCCGCATCAACGATCTAAATAAGGGAGTGCACGCTTTCTGGAAGCTGGCACTGACTGACGCAGAAAAGCTGTGCGACCGAATTCAAGCGGTCAAGCTAGACGTCGACGAGTGGCGACAACAAAAGGAAACGTACGAGAACCCCAAGTCCTCTCCCGAGGACTTGGGGTTCGCTACTTTCTTTCTAAATAGGACGAATCGATCAGGAATTATCACGCGCGGCGGCGTAATTGGCGGCCTCAATCAGCAGGGCAACTGGAAGATCGACGCCAGGTTCAATCGAGATGCACTGTGTGAGCGAGTGCGTAAAATAGCGAGCTATAAGAGCCGTATCTCTGTCACTAGAAAAGACGCGGCCAAACTCCTGCGCGACGTCGACAGTGACAGCAAGTACACCAGGTTGCTATATCTTGATCCACCTTACTACGTAAAAGGCGCCCGTCTCTACGATAACTTCTATCAGCATGATGATCACGTAAAGATTTGCGACCTCATCAAACGCTTGGAAACACGCTGGATCGTGTCCTACGACGCCGCACCTGAGATTCTTTCGCTTTATAATGGGTATCCTAACATACGCTACTCGCTGGGATATAGCGCTTCGACTGTTGCTAGCGGCGCCGAAGTTATGTTCTTTTCGGAGAACCTAATGATTCCACAGGTTGCATCGCCTGCGGGAATCTCCAGGGCGAAGGCCAATCAGTTGCGACTAGCCGTAGAAGCTTGA